ACACAGGAAAAAATGCACTCATTTTACTGATTGTTATGTTATTAAATTCTTTTGGTTAATACCAACCAAAATATTAAAAGAACTAGTTAGCTCCAAAGGTTTGTTCTAGAATGACATTGATAAACCCATGGTTTTGAAACAAGGGTCTAGGTGTCAAACCTCGATATTGAACATTGTTTATAACCAAGGTGGGTAAGATAGTTACATCCCCGCGAGAATCATGTCCGACCTATAATGTGAAAATCGATCAGTATATCAGTTATGCTACCAGAAATCTGAATCACGAAGCTACAGTAAACTCTCTAATTTGACTCAATAATAGATAGTATTTTAACTTGTAACATTATTGAATCGGCCTGATTGTTTGTTCTTttaatcttttttcttttgtcataGCAGAGAAGGATAATAATTAGAAGTTCTTCTGTAATGCACTTGATAAAGACACCAGTCTATTATTGTCATCATTAGGATCTATCCTTATGGTTGGTACTGGATAAATGCATTTACTGCACTAGTTATTTGTTCAGGTTTTTTGTTTATTAATGGTTGTAACTCCTTtccatttctttcttttcttctcaagTTACAACCAAGAAAGAATGTTGTTTGGCATCAAAGCTGGAAAATTCTCCCTCAAGGGACAATCTCTTTGGTTATTCGTGGTGTGGACTGAATGTGATTGAAAGAGATAGAAAACAAGAGTTATtgtttgataaaaaaaagatTCAGAATAAGATGCAAAAGCACCTCATAAATCATGGAAGGGCTTCTACATGCTACTTTTATGAGCCAATGGTGATTGGTTAGACTCCCTGGATAATGAGATTGAGTCCTTGCAAAAATGTACTCCACAACTGTCAAACTATCTGGCAATATATCATGAATTTAGAAGCCTGTGTTCAACAAAGGCTAGATGCTGTGTTTATATCTCAAGGCCTAAGACCAGATTTCTAAAGTTTCTAACTTCTATTGATGATTAGCCTAGCCAACAATCTCTCTAGTTGCTAGAGCAATTTTAGGCAGAACATCAGATCTTGGCTAAGAAATATCTGGCCTCTCTCTGAAGACAATGGACAGGTGCTTAATCTGAGTGGCAAATATAGGTAAAGAAAGCAGTAGGAAGAGGATACTGATTATCTACTAAAATGAATGCATAAGCAGAAAATGTTTGCTACTATTGTGGGAAGCAGGTCATGTCGGAAGATATAATAAGGTAAAAAATAAGGGTTTGAGCTCTCTGTCATTCTTGTTTTTATCAATGATCTTGTCATCACAACAGACAACAAAGAAAAATCATCCACAAGCACATAGCAATGAAGGTGTATGCTTGAAGCTGACTGCCATGTTGAAGAATGACAGGTCAGTGGGGCATTCAGTTCACTTTTGGCGGAATGTTGCAGAACGTTTGTGTGCAGTAAGATTATACTTGGTGAAATGTGGGAACTCTTCATTGCCAATAATTATGCTTAGAAATCTTTCAGATTAATGTACCTGGAGTTCTTGCTCTGTCTTTAGGACGTCATTCTCAACATCTGCTTCTGGATCACCCATGCATTTTGTGATCTTGGCCAGAGGTAAACCTGATGCATCAAGCTGAATCATGTAAGAAAAGGTTTCTATTCCTTCAAGATGAACAAGGAACAAAATCTGTGATCAAGTTCATAGACTTGCCAAGGGATTTGACAACATCTTCAGCACAGTCTGTGCTATATTTCTTGTCTTTCATTGAACACCTGACATGGTAATCAGTGACGAAGTCCCACCAAACCCATGGCTGGCCTGTCTCATTGGCAATTCTATGAACACAAAGCTGTCTCAGGTTCTCGATCACCACATCTTTGCCGTCATACCCCTCATTGAAGTCCTGCTCGGGATCAGGAGCGCAGTACCTCCCTCTGTTGATGCACTGGGCTCTGCACTGCTTGCTGAGTATGAAGGCCTCTGGGCAGTACCAGGTGATGTAGTGAGGAGTGAACTGAGTGAATCCTCCCTTCTCAAGCAGCTGGGCATGGCCCCTGAAGTTCTTGACAAAATTCATCTGCTCATCGCAGCGAGGGCCGCATTCATCATTGCTGTTCATCCAGAATTCATACTCGACCCTCTCGTCCGGGTGAGGCATGGATTCTCTCCAGTCCAGCTTCACGATAACATGGTCAGTCGTCCCCTTTGCCAAGGCCTTCTTGAGGGTCTCACCGAATTCGTGGTTGATGAAGGCAGAGGGAATGGTGATCTTGTCGACGTACTCCAAGTCTTGGCTCTCTTCAGGGTTGTCCATGGTAAGCAGAGGCTCATCAGTGTTGTCAGCAACTAGAACTCCAGCAGCACCAGCTTGCTGTGCATTCCATGCCTTCAGAGCAAAGTAGCAATCTGGAGCAGGTGGAAGAGGATTAAGACTCTACTGGTGGAATGTCTTCCTTGAGCTTTGCATAGAGTAGAAGGTGGTTTTCGCATGGCAGCTAAACCAGAGATTATACCGAGGGAAAAGGAAAGGTAAGCCACCCTCACTGTTCCATTTGTTGATGAAAATGGATTTCATAGATTCTATCAAGAGATTCTATCATGGCAGCTTTGAGAAACTTTAGAAGTTTTAGATCTGGATGGAAACTTTGAGAAACTTTTCGTATCAATCTCTGAGATATCTAGATCTTCTTAAACCATCAGAAAGGGGTACTTCATTGCAATGCGTAGATTAGaaaggaaaaagaggaagaaagcTTTGAATCTCCCTCAATTAACACTAAGAAGTAAACCAagaaattggaaaaaaaaaatataagaaagaggaaaaagaaaataaagaacaaGTATTTCACACTAAATAAGAACCATGATCATGGTACTTGTAATACCAAACCTGCATACGGGTTCCAGAGAAGAAAGATCCAAATCATATGAGCATAATTATTCTGTTTCTGCAGTAAAAGGCCATCTATGGTGAAGGAAGAAATGAAAGAACAGAGAGAAGAGAATGTTGCTGTCATGTTCACCTCCTCGGTCGACAAGTAGAATAACAGGGCGCCTAGATCGGGACTTGAAAGGGGTGCCGTTGAAGGCATTGCATGCGGTGGTGCTGTTCTTGTCAGGGAACTTGACCACACCCACCATGGTGCCCCCGTAGTGCGGCACGCCGAAGTTGGCAATGGCTGCATCGTGCCTCCCCCTGATATGCTCTGGCCGGATCACCCTCACGCTGTTCTTCTCGACCACAAACCGACCAGACACACAGCTGAAGGCCACTGCTGTCAGGACCATGGACACAGTTAGCCATCGCCAGAGCCTCGCCATGGATTCTCAGTTGAATCCGGAGAAGGAGAAGAATTCTCTAAGAATGAGGAGTGTTGGTGTGAGGCTGTTGGTTGAAGGTGTTTACAGACAGAGGTTGCTTAATTTCTACTGCATGTCAATGTGCAATCATTTCGTGTTGTGAGGTAGGAGATGGTAAGGAGAGTTGCTGAAGAACCAATCACCATGAAGAATGAGGGAGGTTGGTAAAAGGAGACTGGTAATACTGTTAAAATTTACATGGTTGGACTTGGTTAGGCATCTTCTTTGAACAAATGACAAGCTTATCCCTACATCTCAATGTAAACTCATCACCAGAATCTGTATTGTTCTGCCAATATAATGTAATAGAAACATTGTTGGATGATGTTTTGCTGACACTCGAGCCAAATTGACATATCTGATTCATCTTCTTAGCAGTGGAGGAGATATATTCATCCACACCATTGTCATGAATCTCATGGTTCTTGCAATCTAACTCTGACAATGAATAAACAATTTGTGCTTTTGGTGTTTGATTAACAGTCTTTTTCATCTTTAACCACTCCCATTATAGCATCATGACATCTTACTGAAAATATAGCTTTGGAATGAAGTATATTCAAGTGCATAGTCCACACAAAGGAGTCATCCAACAAAAAAAGAAGTTTGTAATATTATGTCACTTCAAATATTATACTTCAAATATTATGTCACCTCAACTCATAAGCGATTCAAAGATCTAATGTCATGTCCTTTTAGTGGAAGTGGGTGATCTGTTGCATCCTTCTTGAGTGAAAGGCACGGCTTGTTGAAGGActtgtctttctttttctttgcttcTGAGAATTAAGTGTCTCTTTCATCTAATTAAGATCACAAACGATAAAAACATTGTATACGCAGTTaaaagctttgtactttggttctaTTAATATCAGAGATAATCATGAATCTGATGCGATGAAGTCGACTTAGTCTGTTGTTTTTCAAATATTATCGTATTTGAAAATCAAACCTCTTTTAAAATCGTTCGAGTTTATTACTCAACTACGTCTTAATTCAAAGGATTTTTTAAAGCTAtactaaaaaaagataatataccGAACATTGTTAGATTCATTTTAAAAGtcatattaaatttatatataatatcactaaattcacataaaattagaaaaaaaatgattCCCTATTTATATATTGTTGTCCTCCTACTATGAAAGTCTAAGATAAAatggatgatatatatatatatatatcattactcTCATAAATGACATATTcttaaagtttatatataatacaTAATTACAAATACTAATATATTTGATATACTAACTTTCAAGATAACTTCCGTGACATCATAAATCAAGTACAAAGGAACACACACCTAAAAATAACTTCTATTtactgtattatatatatatacacacatatatacatatatacatacattcatatatatatatatatatatatatatatatatatatatatatatatatatatatatatatatatatatatatatatatatataatgaaatccTCATTAAAGTTTTGTATTGTGTAAGCATCTCCAAATAAATAGGAGAGTAGAAATAAATGAACCCAACGCCCGTATAGAAACACGAGTGCGGTCGATCCGGACGAGCCGTAGCGCCACGCCGCCTTATCCGCCCTCTGCCTGTTCTATGCGCCCGCCCACCGTCACCTCCGCCTTGCCTCAGCTTCGAGTTTCCCGCGCCACCGCTTCGCTGGAACTTCTTCCCAGCCGCGGCAGCCTCCTTAGCTCTGGCCGCCGGACGA
This DNA window, taken from Musa acuminata AAA Group cultivar baxijiao chromosome BXJ3-7, Cavendish_Baxijiao_AAA, whole genome shotgun sequence, encodes the following:
- the LOC135643220 gene encoding vacuolar-sorting receptor 7-like isoform X1, coding for MARLWRWLTVSMVLTAVAFSCVSGRFVVEKNSVRVIRPEHIRGRHDAAIANFGVPHYGGTMVGVVKFPDKNSTTACNAFNGTPFKSRSRRPVILLVDRGDCYFALKAWNAQQAGAAGVLVADNTDEPLLTMDNPEESQDLEYVDKITIPSAFINHEFGETLKKALAKGTTDHVIVKLDWRESMPHPDERVEYEFWMNSNDECGPRCDEQMNFVKNFRGHAQLLEKGGFTQFTPHYITWYCPEAFILSKQCRAQCINRGRYCAPDPEQDFNEGYDGKDVVIENLRQLCVHRIANETGQPWVWWDFVTDYHVRCSMKDKKYSTDCAEDVVKSLGLPLAKITKCMGDPEADVENDVLKTEQELQVGHDSRGDVTILPTLVINNVQYRGKLERIAVLKAICAGFKESTEPPVCLNGDIETNECLRSNGGCWQDQKLNITACKDTFRGRLCVCPVVHGVQYQGDGYTSCQAVGPGRCAMDNGGCWSETRDGQTFSACSVKFYILVELSYHAKFPLLLDIRITQLFALKGSLLTGCRCPNGFHGDGYTCEDTDECKEKLACNCPECSCKNKWGGYDCKCKGNLLYIKGEDTCIAKNMSRSRWILMLLVLSCVAGAIAGYIFYKYRLRSYMDSEVMAIMSQYMPLDNNDHRNEIQQLRQDSTA
- the LOC135643220 gene encoding vacuolar-sorting receptor 7-like isoform X2, which produces MARLWRWLTVSMVLTAVAFSCVSGRFVVEKNSVRVIRPEHIRGRHDAAIANFGVPHYGGTMVGVVKFPDKNSTTACNAFNGTPFKSRSRRPVILLVDRGDCYFALKAWNAQQAGAAGVLVADNTDEPLLTMDNPEESQDLEYVDKITIPSAFINHEFGETLKKALAKGTTDHVIVKLDWRESMPHPDERVEYEFWMNSNDECGPRCDEQMNFVKNFRGHAQLLEKGGFTQFTPHYITWYCPEAFILSKQCRAQCINRGRYCAPDPEQDFNEGYDGKDVVIENLRQLCVHRIANETGQPWVWWDFVTDYHVRCSMKDKKYSTDCAEDVVKSLGLPLAKITKCMGDPEADVENDVLKTEQELQVGHDSRGDVTILPTLVINNVQYRGKLERIAVLKAICAGFKESTEPPVCLNGDIETNECLRSNGGCWQDQKLNITACKDTFRGRLCVCPVVHGVQYQGDGYTSCQAVGPGRCAMDNGGCWSETRDGQTFSACSGSLLTGCRCPNGFHGDGYTCEDTDECKEKLACNCPECSCKNKWGGYDCKCKGNLLYIKGEDTCIAKNMSRSRWILMLLVLSCVAGAIAGYIFYKYRLRSYMDSEVMAIMSQYMPLDNNDHRNEIQQLRQDSTA